From the genome of Rhizobium sp. ZPR4:
GCAATACTCGATCCACAGGCAATCGGCTCCCGCGAGTTCATGCATTTGCGTGAATTGTTTGATCGATCGTTCAAGGCCGCGCGCATCGGGGTATGGGAATGCAGCCTTCCCGACCAGACGCTCAGCTGGACGGATATGGTCTACGAGCTCTTTGATCTCGCGCCGCAAACGCCGCTGACAAGGGACGAGATCCTTAAACTTTATACCCCGGAGACCCGAAAACGCCTCGATGAGGTGCGCGAGAAAGCAATTCGCACCGGCGAGGGCTTCAGCCTGGATGCACAGATCATTACCGCAAGGGGTAATCGTCGATGGATCAGAATAACCGCCTGTGTCGAGTTCGCGAACGGAGCTGCGACTAGAATTTTCGGGATGAAACAGGATGTCACCGCCGAGAAGACGATGGTCGAGCAGCTTCGTCAATTGGCCGAGTATGATATGCTCACCGGGCTGACATCCCGTACCAGATTTGAAACGTTCTTCAACGAAATATGTGCAGCCGAGGGCCGAACCGGCAGGGCACTCCTGCTGGTGGATCTCGACGGCTTCAAGTCCGTGAACGATACTCTCGGGCATCAGGCGGGGGATGATTGCCTCAAAGCGGCAGGGCGCAGGCTTTCGCGCGCGGTGCCCAAGGCCAATATGGTGGCGCGAATTGGCGGCGACGAGTTTGCCGTTATCCACGAATGCCTCTCGATCGAGCATCTTGCAAAAATTGCCGATCGCGTTGTCAGGGGATTGAACTGGACCGTCTCCACGCCGGCGAAGACCATTCGCATCGCAACCTCCGTTGGCGCGGCGATAATCGTGCCCGGCCATTCGTCCAAGGACATATTCGCGAAAGCGGATCGTGGTTTGTACGAAGCGAAGTCGTCGGGGAAGAATGGCTTCCGGATCGCGCCGCCGACATGGCCCGCATACAAAGCTGCTCTTTAGATCGAGCCCGCCAATCGCTCACCATTCACAAGCATCGAATAGCGAATTGTCGGCAAGCGATGGGAAAAATATTTCTCCATAGAGTATATAGACATTATGCAATTACTTTTCGAGTAGCATTGCTGCCCGTAGCTTGATCGCCGGTCTAATTCGTCCGGAGCTGGCATGACAAGGCATATTCGATTCAACGCGTTCGACATGAATTGCGTCGCGCATCAGTCCCCCGGACTGTGGAGACATCCGCGCGATAAGTCGTGGAAATACAAGGATCTGGACTATTGGCAGGATCTGGCGCGGACGCTGGAACGCGGCATTTTCGACGGCATATTCATCGCCGACGTCATCGGCTACTACGATGTCTACAAGGGTTCGAACTACCATGCGATCGAGCAGGCCGCGCAGATACCGGTCAATGATCCGATCCAGCTCGCGGCGCCGATCGCGCTTGCGACCGAACATCTCGGTATAGGAATAACCGCCTCCACCTCCTTCGAGCATCCCTATACGTTTGCTCGCCGGCTCGCCACCGCCGATCACCACACCAAGGGCCGTATCGGCTGGAATATCGTAACCTCCTATCTCGAGAGTGGTGCCAAGAACATCAGTCAAGGCGGCTTGAAGACCCATGACAACCGTTATGAGATCGCCGCCGAATATGTGGAGGTTCTCTACAAGCTTTTAGAAGGAAGCTGGGAAGAGGGCGCCGTGCTGCGCGATGCCGAGCGCGGCATCTTCACCGATCCCACCAAGGTCCACGAGATCGGTCATAAGGGCAAGTATTTCGACGTTCCGGGCTACCATCTCTGTGAGCCGTCGCCGCAACGGACGCCGGTGCTTTATCAGGCAGGTGCATCCGGCCCTGGCAAGGCCTTTGCTGCCGGCCATGCTGAATGCGTATTCGTCGCTGCGCCGACGAAAAACCTGCTACGCGCCTACGTCGCCGATATCAGGCAGAGGGCTGCGGCGGCTGGCCGCGATCCGCGGAAGGTGCTGATCTATAATCTCTCGACGCTGATCATCGCGGAGACCGACACGAAGGCGCAGCAACTCTTCGAGGAGTATCAGAGCTACGCGTCCTATGACGGCTCGCTCGTATTCATGTCCGGCTGGAGCGGCATCGATTTCGGCCAATATGCGCCGACCGACGAGTTGAAGAAGGTCGAAACCAATGCCATCGTCTCGATGATCGAGCATTTCGGCGGCAAGGACCGGACCTGGACGGTCGAGGAACTCGCCAAATGGGGTGGGATCGGCGGAACCGGGCCGGTCTTCGTCGGCTCACCCTCGACTGTCGCTGATATCCTGCAGGAATGGGTAGAAGAGACCGATGTCGATGGTTTCAACCTCGCTTATGCCGTGACGCCCGACAGTTTTGAGGCGGCGGTCGATCTGCTCGTTCCGGAACTGCAGAAGCGTGGAGTGTATCCGACCGCCTATCGTCCGGGTACCCTGCGCGAAAAGCTCTTCGGCGAGGGACCTTATCTGCCGACGACCCATCCGGCCAATGCCTATCGCGATATCGAGGTAGTTAAGCGTCGGGATGCGGAACTGGCCACACCGTTGCGCCAGTCGGCCGGCGTCTAGGCTTTGCCATATCACCGATTCGGTTGAAGTATGCGCATATCCGGCCCGTTTTTGACGATGCCCTCAGGGCTGACGGGCCGGATTGATCCGAGAGATATTCCGCGCAGTCGGCTATTTAAAGTAGCAGCAGATTAACGCTCTGTTCACCTTAAGATTACTAAGGTTTCCTGATGAAAAGGAAGGAAGCCCAATGAAAAAGATCTTTGTTCTCGCCATGGCTGCGGTAACGCTGGCAGCGCCCCTTGCCAACGCGCAGGAATGGCCCCGTCATCATCGCGATCGTCCCGACGAAGTTCATCGCAAGATGCCGCCGCGGGGACCGGGACGTCCTGGATGGGGACCATATCGGGGTAAGGACCGTTCGGGTTACTATCACGGCTACAGAGGTTACCACGATCGCCGCCCGGGCTATCGCCGTCACAGCGATGGTCTTTGGTATCCTGCCGCAGCCTTCGCACTCGGTGCCATTATCGGCGGCGCTTTGAACAACTAGAGTTCTTCCGCTTTTCTAAGAATTGCGTGAAAACAAAGAGATAGAGCGGTTCAGAGATTCCGTGAAGAGCTGAACCGCTCTAGAAAAGGCCGCTTTTAAAACCGCTCCATCTCGCGGCCGACCTTTGCCAGAAATTCCTTACGGGACACGTCAGTTGAGCGGTTCATGTCGTAATGGGCGAGGAAGACGACCGGCGCGAAAGGCTTGATCTGGGCGCGGAGCACGCGCTTGACGATCTTCTTCGGCGGATTGCCGGCGACGAAGGCGCGAAATGGATCGGCGCCATAGGTCAGGACCGCACCAAGCTTGCGGATATGTTGCAGCTTGGAGCGTACCTTGCCATTTACGAGTTCGAAGGAAACGCCTGGAAGCCAGACCCGATCGAAATAGCCCTTGAGGATCGCTGGGAAGCCGAAGTTCCAGACCGGAGTGACGATCACGAGGGCTTCGGTACGCTCCAGCCGTTCGACGTAGGATTTCAGCGCATCGGTGTTTTCGGGATAGTCATGGTAGATGAGCCGATCATGGCGTGACAGGACGGGGTCAAAGCCTTCGGCATAGAGGTTGCAGTCATCGACATTGTGGCCGGCTTGCTTCAGACTTTCGATTGTTTGCCGATGCAGCGCGCCGCCATAGCTTTCCTCGACTGGATGGGAATGAAGGACGAGAACCTTCATGAAGCCTCCATCAGATCAGCAAGGCCGGGGAAGAGATAATTTTTACCCGATTTGAAGTCGAAATTCGGATCGTCCCACGCAATCATCTTGCCGGGATTGAGCAGCCCCTTCGGATCTGTCTCCTTCTTGAAGGCGAGCTGGACGGCATCCGTCTGCTTCATGCCACCTTCCTCCAGCGTATAGCGGTGCGGGTTGAAAATCGGGCAGCCGTGGTCCTGGTGAATCTTGATGATCTCCTCGAGCCGCGCCTCCGATGTATAGCGCACCAGCGGCAGGCCGGCGCATTGGATCTGCCCGTCGAACTTGATGAATTCGAGATGGCCGGGTACCTCGTCGCCGAAGATTTCTACCATCTTCTGGACCTTGGCGACATGATCCGGTCCTGGATACTGCACCTGCAGATAGGTGATCGACGGATCGACCTTGAGGGCGCGCAGCGTCGTGTGGTTCCAGGCGAGTTCGTACGCATGAGGGATGCCCTTCATGCTTTCCACCTTGTCGGAGCGGAAGGTGATCTCGCCTTTCTGCTGCCGGGTGAAGGCGATGAAGGGGTCCATCGCATGCGGTGCGATCATCAGCGCGACGATCGATTGCCCCTGGCGGATATAGGGCTTGTGGCGGGCAAAATAGTCTTGCGGAATGGGGGCGGCGATCGGGGCGATCTCCTTGACCAGAATGCCGTTGCATTTGGCGAGCGCATCGGAAAAGCGCACGGCATCCATGAAATCGTCGTATCCGACCAGCACGTCGACCCAGTCATAGGCCGGCGCCAGCGGCATTTCGATCTCGGTGATGATGCCGTTGGTGCCGTAGGCGTGGCTGACCTTGGTCAGATCCCAGCCGGTGAGATCGAGAACGCGCGGTTCGGCTTCCATCGTCACGACGCGTAGCCGCAATATATTGCCGAGATCGCGCAGGCCGCCCCAGGTAATCGAGCCGACACCACCCGAACCGCCGGCAATGAAGCCGCCGATCGTTGCCGTCTGCGCCGTCGAGGGATGAAAGCGCAGTTCCTGGCCGGAATGGGCCTTGGTCTGGCGGTCGAGTTCGGCAATGACGATGCCGGGCTCGCAGATGACGCGGCCGGGATGGATCTCCTTGATCTTGTTCATCGCGGCGAGGTTAAGCACGATGCCGCCGGAAAGCGGCATCGCCTGGCCGTAATTGCCGGTGCCGGCGCCGCGCGGGGTGACGGGCACGTCATGCGCGTAGGCGACCTTCAGCGTGCGGATCACCTCCTCTTCGGTCTTCGGGGTGACCACGAGATCGGCGGTGACATTGTCGAGCTGGGCTTTCAGGATCGGCGAATACCAATAGAAGTCGCGGCTCTTCTGGCGCACGAGCGCCGGATTGTCTTCGACGGCGATACCTTCGAGTTCTTTCTTGATGTGCTGATAATCCGGCATGTCAGGCTCCCATGACGCTGTCGAGTTCACGATAATCCGGCAGGCTGCGGTCGATCACCTTGCCCTTGCGAAGGACGACGCGGTCAGACTGTGGACGGGAAAGGAATTCGCTCCAGCGCCGGGCGCTGAAAAGCACGAGATCGGCCGGGCTGCCGACGGCGATATGCCCGATATCCGGGCGGCCAACTATCTCTGCGGGCGAGGTGGTAATGACCCTTGCGGCCGTATCCAGCGGATGGTCGAGATGCAGGATGCGCACGCTTTCCCGGAAGACTTCGACCGGATCGAGATCGCCATAGGCATAGAAGGGGTCACGGGTATTGTCGGAGGCAACCGCGGTTGGCACGCCGGCCTTGGCAAGCTCGTGCAAAAGCGTGACACCTCGCCAGCGTGGCGTGCGGCCCGCGTGGCGGTCCTGCAGATACATGTTGCACATCGGCAGCGAGACGATGGAAATCCCGGCCCTTGCGACGAGATCGATGGTCGCGCGGGCGACATCCTCGTCCTGCCGGGCAAGCGAGCAGCAATGGCCGGCGGTCACCTTGCCGGTGAAGCCGTTGCGAAGCACGGCTTCGGCGAGTGCTTTCAGCGTCAGCACCTGCTTGTCTTCGGTTTCGTCGACATGGAGATCGACGTCGAGGCCATTGTCGGCGGCAGCGCGCAACAACTTGTCGAGCTGAGCGTCGATATCCGGGTTCATCTGCGTGACACCGCCCATCAAGCCGCCGGCATCGCGCACGACGCCGAGCAGGTCGGCGAAAAAGGCATCGTCGACCATGCTGTCGAGCGGGAAAAGCGCGACGGCCTGCAGTGCGATCTTGTCCTTCCAGGCCTCGCGAACAGAAGTGAAAACCTCGAAGGAAATGCGATGCTGCGGCGCCAGCGAATCCAGATGGGTGCGGATCAAGCCGGTGCCATGGGCGTAAGCCGAGCGCAGCGAGAATTCCATGCGCTTGCGCACATCCTCGGCTGACCAGTTGGCCTCGCGATCGGCGCGCACTGCATCGAGTGCGCCCATGAAGCTGCCATCCGGGTTGGGTCGCCGCTCCCAAATGTGCCCCTTGTCGAGATGGGTGTGCATGTCGGCAAACGTCGGCCAGACCATGCCGTCCCGCATATCGACCTTGGCATATTCGACCGGTGCTGCGCCAGGCGCGAGAATGTCGCTGACGAGGCCATCGGCGACGACGATGTCGGCCTTGACGAGCCCCTCGCTGGCGGGCGCCTGAAATCCGGCGAGGGTCACGGCCGGGATGGTGGCATTGCTCAGCACGAAGCGGGCGGCATTCGGCGGCGACATGAAGGCGTGGGACATCAATTTTCCCGCTTGAGGCTGCTCTCATGCCAGCGATGCAGGCTCAGCCATGAGATGAAGGAGGTGAAGGCGAAGATGGCGACGCCGAGCGCCGAGAGCAGAAGCAGGGCTGCGAAGAGCCGCGGCATGTTCTGGCGGTATTGTGCTTCCAAAAGGCGGAACGCCAGACCTGAATTCGGACCGCCGGAGCCGGCCGCGAATTCGGCGACGACCGAGGCGATCAGCGACAGGCCACCGCCGATCCGAAGCCCTGTCATGAAATAAGGCTGGGCGGCCGGCAGCTTCAGATGCAGCAAGGCCTGCCAGCGCGAGGCGCCATAGAGATCGAAGAGATTAAGGAGATTGTGATCGACGCTTTTCAGGCCCTGCACCATGTTGGACAGGATCGGAAAGAAGGCGACGAGGAAGCCGCAGATTAAGAGCGCCGCTTCGCGCGTCGGCGCGTATATCAGGATCAGCGGCGCGATCGCGACGATTGGCGTTACCTGAAGGATGACGGCCAGCGGATAGAAGGCAAGCTCGATCCAGCGGGACTGCACGAGGAAGATCGCAAAGCCGACGCCGCCGATCAGCGCCAGGATCAGCGATATGAATGTGATTTCCGTCGTCACCCACAGAGCAGGCCACAGGATGCTCCAGTCGGAAACGAGTGCCTTGGCGACGGCAATCGGGCTCGGCAGGATATATTGCGGAATGCTGGCGCCGACGACCAGAAGCTGCCAGAGGATGAGAAGCACGAGAACGGTCAGGATCGGCACGAAGATGCCGAGGACACGCTCGAAATTGCGCTGCCTAGCGGCAGCGGGCACATCGACCGGTTCAATAGACAGAGTGGCGGGCAGGCTGGTGCTGTCGCTCATCAATGGGCCTCCGGCCAGCCGATGGCCTCGATCAGGGAGAGGGACACTTTTTCGCACACCTGCCGGTATTCTTCGGATGAGCGGTAAAGGGGATCACGCTCGCCGCTGGTTTCCAATGGAAAGTCGGTATGGACGCGGCCTGGCCGCGCCTTCATGACGACGATACGATTGGAGAGATAGGCGGATTCATAGACGGAATGGGTGACGAAGATGACGGTGATCCCCGTTGTCTGCCAGAGGCGCAAAACGTCGTCGTTCAGCTTCTGGCGCGTGATTTCGTCGAGTGCGGCAAAGGGTTCGTCCATCAAAAGCAGTTTCGGCTTCGTTACCAGGGCGCGGGCGATCGAAACCCGCATCTTCATGCCGCCGGACAATTCGCGCGGATAGGCCACGGCAAAGTCCTGCAGACCGACCGTGGCCAATGTATCCATGATCTGTTCGTGTGCCGCCGCCTTCGATACGCCCAACAGTTTCAACGGCAGATGAACGTTGCCGAAGACGGTCTTCCAGGGCAGCAATGTCGGCTCCTGGAAGACGAAGCTGATGTCGCCCTCCGGCAGGCCCTTGGCGTTGATGCGTGAACTCGGCCAGTCGATCCGGCCACCCGAGGCGCCGCCAAGGCCTGCGATGATGCGCAAGGCCGTCGATTTGCCGCAACCGGAAGGGCCGAGCAGGCTGATGAACTCGCCGCTTTCCACATTGAGCGACATGCCCGATAGCGCCAGCGTGCCGTTGGAGAAGATCTTGGAGACCTGCTCCATGACGACAAGCGGTCGCTTGCGCTTTTCCGTTCGATCCGTTGCAATGGTTTCCGATAGTGTCATCGTTCGGCTCTTTGTTGATCCACCCTCCCTTGAGGGGGAGGGTCGGAGCGAAGCTCCGGGGTGGGGTGATCCTCGTAATCTTCAGGTGTCACCCCCACCCGCCGCGTAGCGGCGACCTTCCCCCTCAAGGGGGAGGTGCAGGGACTTACTTCTTCAGCGACATCCCGACGCCCTTGCAGACGAACTGCGTGTCGAAGGCCTTTTTGTAATCGATGTCGGCATCGAAAAGCTTGATCTGCACCATCTCGTCGAAGAACTTCTTGTAGTGCGCCTCGGTGATGCAGCCGATACCCTTGTCGAGGGCATCGCCGGATTCGATGATGCCATATTCCTTCATCTTGGCGATGGAATAAGCGATCTGGCCATCCGTCATATCGGGATTGTCCTTCTTGATCAGCTCGTTGGCCGCCTTGTTGTCGCCGTAGAGGTAGTTGTACCAGCCCTCGATCGAGGCGCTGACGAAGCGTTGCACGAGATCGGGGTTTTTGTCGACCAGTGCTTTCTGCGCGGTGATCATCGTCGAATAGGGCGAATAGCCGGCGTCGGCGATCAGGAAGACTTTCGGCTTCCAGCCGGCCTGCTTCTCGATCTCATAGGGCTCGGAGGTTACGTAGCCCTGCTGTGCGGACTGCTTGTCGGCGAGGAAGGGAGCCGGGCTGAAATTGTACGGCTTGAACTGTTCATCCTTGAAGCCCGGGAAGTTTGCCTTCATCCACTCGAAATAGGTGATGTAGCCATCCTTGCTGAGGAAGAGCGTCGGCAGCTTAGCGAGATCCTCGAATTTTTCCACGCCGGCATCCGGGTGGGCAATCAGCACCTGCGGATCTTTTTGGAAGATCGCCGCGACATCGACGATCGGAATACCCTGCTTGACCGCATCGATCTCCTGCTGCGGTCCGCCCATGTAGAAGTCCAGCTTGCCGGAGACGAGCAGTGCCTGGTTGGCAGCGTTGGGGCCGCCCTGGACGATGGTGACATCAAGGCCGTATTTTTTGTAAGTGCCGTCGGCGATGGCCTGGTAGAAGCCGCCGTGCTCGGCCTGCGCAAGCCAGTTGGTGCCATAGGTGACTTTGTCGAGCGCATTTGCGGGCTCGGCCGCCATGATCGCGGCGGCCAGCCCCATGGCGGCGAAGAATGTTTTTGTTTTCAGAGCTTTATACATGGCTGACTGTTCCCTTTATCTGCCATGGGACGTCGTTGTTGGCGCCCATTTCCTGCATTTGAGCGGTTGCCTTGCTCTTTGAAAAGCATCAAAATTCGTGCGCATTGATGCCTTTTCGGCATCTGTTCCCGGGTCTGTGCCTAAATTGTGCGGCCTGGGCAAAAATTAAGCAATGGGAACGCGCATGCTGCACTCAAGACGGCTTCTCTACATCAACGAAATCGCCCGTTGCGGCTCGATCCGCAAGGCGGCGGCGCGGCTGAACGTGGCCTCATCGGCGATCAATCGGCAGATCCTGGCACTGGAAGAGGAAATGGGCGCCCCGCTCTTCGAGCGCCTGCCGCGCGGCCTGCGGCTGACGGCGGCCGGGGAACTCTGCATCGAGCACATCCGCGAGGTATTGAAGAATTACGAGCGGCTTGAGGGTCGCATTCGCAGTCTCAAGATGCAGCAGGCCGGCAAGGTCAGGATGGTCGCGACGGTCGGCCTTACGGGCGGTCCCTTGCCTGAGATCATCGCGCGCTTTCTCTCCGAACATCCAAGGGTCTTCATCCAGCTGCGCAATGATGCCGGCTCGACGACGATTGCGCCGGTGGTCTCGGGCGAGGTCGATATCGGGCTTGGTCTTAACATCCCGGCGACACCCGGCATCCGCTCGCTGGGCAATTTCGACATACCGATCGGCGTCGTGCTGCCGCCCGGTCACCCGTTGATCGGGCCGGGGCCGATCAACCTTGCCGACGTCGTCGAGGAGCGGCTGCTATTGGCGCAGCCCGGCACAAGCCTTAGAGATGTCATC
Proteins encoded in this window:
- a CDS encoding sensor domain-containing diguanylate cyclase, which encodes MHLRELFDRSFKAARIGVWECSLPDQTLSWTDMVYELFDLAPQTPLTRDEILKLYTPETRKRLDEVREKAIRTGEGFSLDAQIITARGNRRWIRITACVEFANGAATRIFGMKQDVTAEKTMVEQLRQLAEYDMLTGLTSRTRFETFFNEICAAEGRTGRALLLVDLDGFKSVNDTLGHQAGDDCLKAAGRRLSRAVPKANMVARIGGDEFAVIHECLSIEHLAKIADRVVRGLNWTVSTPAKTIRIATSVGAAIIVPGHSSKDIFAKADRGLYEAKSSGKNGFRIAPPTWPAYKAAL
- a CDS encoding LLM class flavin-dependent oxidoreductase, with the protein product MTRHIRFNAFDMNCVAHQSPGLWRHPRDKSWKYKDLDYWQDLARTLERGIFDGIFIADVIGYYDVYKGSNYHAIEQAAQIPVNDPIQLAAPIALATEHLGIGITASTSFEHPYTFARRLATADHHTKGRIGWNIVTSYLESGAKNISQGGLKTHDNRYEIAAEYVEVLYKLLEGSWEEGAVLRDAERGIFTDPTKVHEIGHKGKYFDVPGYHLCEPSPQRTPVLYQAGASGPGKAFAAGHAECVFVAAPTKNLLRAYVADIRQRAAAAGRDPRKVLIYNLSTLIIAETDTKAQQLFEEYQSYASYDGSLVFMSGWSGIDFGQYAPTDELKKVETNAIVSMIEHFGGKDRTWTVEELAKWGGIGGTGPVFVGSPSTVADILQEWVEETDVDGFNLAYAVTPDSFEAAVDLLVPELQKRGVYPTAYRPGTLREKLFGEGPYLPTTHPANAYRDIEVVKRRDAELATPLRQSAGV
- a CDS encoding NAD(P)H-dependent oxidoreductase — protein: MKVLVLHSHPVEESYGGALHRQTIESLKQAGHNVDDCNLYAEGFDPVLSRHDRLIYHDYPENTDALKSYVERLERTEALVIVTPVWNFGFPAILKGYFDRVWLPGVSFELVNGKVRSKLQHIRKLGAVLTYGADPFRAFVAGNPPKKIVKRVLRAQIKPFAPVVFLAHYDMNRSTDVSRKEFLAKVGREMERF
- a CDS encoding FAD-binding oxidoreductase, producing MPDYQHIKKELEGIAVEDNPALVRQKSRDFYWYSPILKAQLDNVTADLVVTPKTEEEVIRTLKVAYAHDVPVTPRGAGTGNYGQAMPLSGGIVLNLAAMNKIKEIHPGRVICEPGIVIAELDRQTKAHSGQELRFHPSTAQTATIGGFIAGGSGGVGSITWGGLRDLGNILRLRVVTMEAEPRVLDLTGWDLTKVSHAYGTNGIITEIEMPLAPAYDWVDVLVGYDDFMDAVRFSDALAKCNGILVKEIAPIAAPIPQDYFARHKPYIRQGQSIVALMIAPHAMDPFIAFTRQQKGEITFRSDKVESMKGIPHAYELAWNHTTLRALKVDPSITYLQVQYPGPDHVAKVQKMVEIFGDEVPGHLEFIKFDGQIQCAGLPLVRYTSEARLEEIIKIHQDHGCPIFNPHRYTLEEGGMKQTDAVQLAFKKETDPKGLLNPGKMIAWDDPNFDFKSGKNYLFPGLADLMEAS
- a CDS encoding cytosine deaminase; protein product: MSHAFMSPPNAARFVLSNATIPAVTLAGFQAPASEGLVKADIVVADGLVSDILAPGAAPVEYAKVDMRDGMVWPTFADMHTHLDKGHIWERRPNPDGSFMGALDAVRADREANWSAEDVRKRMEFSLRSAYAHGTGLIRTHLDSLAPQHRISFEVFTSVREAWKDKIALQAVALFPLDSMVDDAFFADLLGVVRDAGGLMGGVTQMNPDIDAQLDKLLRAAADNGLDVDLHVDETEDKQVLTLKALAEAVLRNGFTGKVTAGHCCSLARQDEDVARATIDLVARAGISIVSLPMCNMYLQDRHAGRTPRWRGVTLLHELAKAGVPTAVASDNTRDPFYAYGDLDPVEVFRESVRILHLDHPLDTAARVITTSPAEIVGRPDIGHIAVGSPADLVLFSARRWSEFLSRPQSDRVVLRKGKVIDRSLPDYRELDSVMGA
- a CDS encoding ABC transporter permease; its protein translation is MSDSTSLPATLSIEPVDVPAAARQRNFERVLGIFVPILTVLVLLILWQLLVVGASIPQYILPSPIAVAKALVSDWSILWPALWVTTEITFISLILALIGGVGFAIFLVQSRWIELAFYPLAVILQVTPIVAIAPLILIYAPTREAALLICGFLVAFFPILSNMVQGLKSVDHNLLNLFDLYGASRWQALLHLKLPAAQPYFMTGLRIGGGLSLIASVVAEFAAGSGGPNSGLAFRLLEAQYRQNMPRLFAALLLLSALGVAIFAFTSFISWLSLHRWHESSLKREN
- a CDS encoding ABC transporter ATP-binding protein, with amino-acid sequence MTLSETIATDRTEKRKRPLVVMEQVSKIFSNGTLALSGMSLNVESGEFISLLGPSGCGKSTALRIIAGLGGASGGRIDWPSSRINAKGLPEGDISFVFQEPTLLPWKTVFGNVHLPLKLLGVSKAAAHEQIMDTLATVGLQDFAVAYPRELSGGMKMRVSIARALVTKPKLLLMDEPFAALDEITRQKLNDDVLRLWQTTGITVIFVTHSVYESAYLSNRIVVMKARPGRVHTDFPLETSGERDPLYRSSEEYRQVCEKVSLSLIEAIGWPEAH
- a CDS encoding ABC transporter substrate-binding protein yields the protein MYKALKTKTFFAAMGLAAAIMAAEPANALDKVTYGTNWLAQAEHGGFYQAIADGTYKKYGLDVTIVQGGPNAANQALLVSGKLDFYMGGPQQEIDAVKQGIPIVDVAAIFQKDPQVLIAHPDAGVEKFEDLAKLPTLFLSKDGYITYFEWMKANFPGFKDEQFKPYNFSPAPFLADKQSAQQGYVTSEPYEIEKQAGWKPKVFLIADAGYSPYSTMITAQKALVDKNPDLVQRFVSASIEGWYNYLYGDNKAANELIKKDNPDMTDGQIAYSIAKMKEYGIIESGDALDKGIGCITEAHYKKFFDEMVQIKLFDADIDYKKAFDTQFVCKGVGMSLKK
- a CDS encoding LysR substrate-binding domain-containing protein; the encoded protein is MLHSRRLLYINEIARCGSIRKAAARLNVASSAINRQILALEEEMGAPLFERLPRGLRLTAAGELCIEHIREVLKNYERLEGRIRSLKMQQAGKVRMVATVGLTGGPLPEIIARFLSEHPRVFIQLRNDAGSTTIAPVVSGEVDIGLGLNIPATPGIRSLGNFDIPIGVVLPPGHPLIGPGPINLADVVEERLLLAQPGTSLRDVINLTLARLAVQVEPVLESNASEMLKQMVKCGAGLTLLNPLDVITECRRGELVFRPIAEPHSRPQPMKLFARTRAPLDAATSLFVEYLLAELAGIVEELQAKGHIIPPSERRRADAYFE